From a region of the Acidobacteriota bacterium genome:
- a CDS encoding succinate dehydrogenase cytochrome b subunit, translating into MAWLIDFYRSPLAKKVVMAVSGIMLFGFVVGHFLGNLKLYLGPEELNHYAEGLRTLGAPLFPETSVLWIARIGLLAAVGLHIWSAWQLTLINRRARPEGYSKKGVVQATYASRTMRWGGVIILLFIIYHLLHLTFGSVHPDFIPGDVYHNVVEGFKVPWVAGFYILANLALGLHLYHGLWSMFQSLGWNHGAYKNVRRPFAVAFAVLITLGNISFPLAVLTKIVS; encoded by the coding sequence ATGGCTTGGCTGATCGATTTCTACCGGTCCCCTCTGGCGAAGAAAGTGGTGATGGCCGTGAGCGGCATCATGCTCTTCGGCTTCGTGGTGGGCCATTTCCTGGGCAATCTCAAGCTTTACCTGGGCCCGGAAGAGCTCAATCACTATGCCGAGGGTCTGCGCACCCTGGGAGCGCCCTTGTTCCCGGAGACCTCGGTGCTGTGGATCGCCCGCATCGGGCTGTTGGCGGCGGTGGGGCTGCACATCTGGTCCGCCTGGCAGCTGACTCTGATCAACCGCCGGGCCCGGCCCGAGGGCTACTCCAAGAAGGGGGTCGTGCAGGCGACCTACGCGTCCCGCACCATGCGCTGGGGTGGAGTGATCATCCTGCTCTTCATCATCTACCACCTGCTGCACCTCACCTTTGGCTCGGTGCACCCGGACTTCATTCCCGGCGACGTCTACCACAACGTGGTGGAGGGCTTCAAAGTGCCCTGGGTGGCGGGCTTCTACATCCTGGCGAATCTGGCCTTGGGGCTGCACCTCTACCACGGGCTGTGGAGCATGTTCCAAAGCCTGGGCTGGAACCACGGTGCCTACAAGAACGTGCGCCGGCCCTTCGCCGTCGCCTTCGCCGTCCTGATCACCCTCGGCAATATCTCGTTCCCCCTGGCCGTGCTCACCAAGATCGTGAGCTGA
- a CDS encoding fumarate reductase/succinate dehydrogenase flavoprotein subunit codes for MELDAKIPSGPIEEKWEKHRFDMKLVNPANKRKFDIIVIGSGLAGGSASATLAELGYHVKCFCFQDSPRRAHSIAAQGGINAAKNYQNDGDSVFRLFYDTVKGGDFRSREANVYRLSQVSLNIIDQAVAQGVPFARDYGGLLDNRSFGGAQVSRTFYAKGQTGQQLLLGAYQALARQIAGGKVQMFPRTEMLDVVVHEGRTRGVVVRNLITGKVESHAADAVVLASGGYSNVFYLSTNAMGSNVTAAWRAQRRGALFANPCYTQIHPTCIPASDEHQSKLTLMSESLRNDGRIWVPERADDERSPNQIPESERDYYLERKYPAFGNLVPRDVASRNAKYVVDEGRGVGPTGIGVYLDFADAIRRDGKAAVESRYGNLFEMYERITGEDPYSVPMRIYPAPHYTMGGLWVDYNLMTTVDGLYSIGEANFSDHGSNRLGASALMQGLADGYFVLPYTIGDHLAKHLGEEKMTTDHPAFKAVEDEVQQRLNRFLGMKGSRSVDHFHRELGRICWEECGMSRTAEGLKKALQRIPELRQEFYEDAFIGGGGDELNSNLEKAGRVADFFELAELMCYDALDREESCGGHFREEHQTPGGEAKRDDEHYSYVAAWDYQGPGETPILHKEPLEFDYVKLTQRSYK; via the coding sequence ATGGAGCTGGACGCAAAGATCCCCTCGGGGCCCATCGAAGAGAAATGGGAGAAGCACCGCTTCGACATGAAGCTGGTGAACCCGGCCAACAAGCGCAAATTCGACATCATCGTCATCGGGTCCGGTCTCGCCGGCGGCTCCGCGTCGGCGACCCTGGCGGAGCTCGGCTATCACGTCAAATGCTTCTGCTTCCAGGACAGCCCGCGGCGGGCTCACAGCATCGCGGCTCAGGGCGGTATCAACGCGGCCAAGAACTACCAGAACGACGGCGACAGCGTCTTCCGACTGTTCTACGACACGGTCAAGGGCGGTGATTTCCGCTCCCGGGAAGCCAACGTTTACCGCCTGTCCCAGGTCAGCCTCAACATCATCGATCAGGCGGTGGCCCAGGGCGTGCCCTTCGCCCGCGACTATGGCGGCCTGTTGGACAATCGCTCCTTCGGCGGGGCCCAGGTTTCCCGCACCTTCTACGCCAAGGGCCAGACCGGCCAGCAGCTGCTCCTCGGCGCCTATCAGGCGCTGGCGCGGCAGATCGCCGGCGGCAAGGTCCAGATGTTCCCGCGCACCGAGATGCTCGACGTGGTAGTCCACGAGGGCCGAACCCGAGGTGTGGTGGTGCGCAATCTGATCACCGGCAAGGTGGAGTCCCACGCCGCCGACGCGGTGGTGCTGGCCAGCGGTGGCTACAGCAACGTCTTCTACCTCTCCACCAACGCCATGGGCAGCAATGTCACCGCCGCCTGGCGGGCGCAGCGCCGCGGTGCCCTCTTCGCCAACCCTTGCTACACGCAGATCCATCCGACCTGCATCCCCGCTAGCGACGAGCACCAGTCCAAGCTCACCCTGATGAGTGAATCGCTGCGCAACGACGGCCGCATCTGGGTGCCGGAGCGGGCGGACGATGAGCGGTCGCCGAATCAGATTCCGGAGTCCGAGCGGGACTACTACCTGGAGCGCAAGTATCCCGCCTTCGGCAACCTGGTGCCCCGGGACGTGGCCTCCCGCAACGCCAAATACGTGGTGGACGAAGGCCGCGGTGTCGGCCCCACCGGCATCGGCGTCTACCTGGACTTCGCCGACGCCATCCGCCGCGACGGCAAGGCCGCCGTGGAGTCGCGCTACGGCAACCTCTTCGAGATGTACGAGCGCATCACCGGCGAGGATCCCTACTCGGTGCCCATGCGCATCTACCCCGCGCCCCACTACACCATGGGCGGTCTGTGGGTGGACTACAACCTGATGACCACCGTCGACGGCCTGTACTCCATCGGTGAGGCCAACTTCTCCGATCACGGCTCCAACCGCCTCGGCGCCAGCGCCCTGATGCAGGGCCTGGCGGACGGCTACTTCGTGCTGCCCTACACCATCGGTGATCACCTGGCCAAGCATCTGGGGGAGGAGAAGATGACCACCGACCACCCCGCCTTCAAGGCGGTGGAGGACGAGGTGCAGCAGAGGCTGAACCGCTTCCTGGGGATGAAGGGCAGCCGCAGTGTGGATCACTTCCACCGCGAGCTGGGCCGCATCTGCTGGGAAGAGTGCGGGATGTCCCGCACCGCCGAGGGCCTGAAGAAGGCCTTGCAGCGGATTCCCGAGCTGCGGCAGGAGTTCTACGAGGACGCCTTCATCGGCGGCGGTGGTGATGAGCTCAACTCGAACCTCGAGAAGGCCGGCCGGGTGGCGGACTTCTTCGAGCTGGCGGAGCTCATGTGCTACGACGCCCTGGATCGGGAGGAGTCCTGCGGAGGTCACTTCCGCGAGGAGCACCAGACCCCCGGTGGCGAGGCCAAGCGCGACGACGAGCACTACTCCTACGTTGCCGCCTGGGACTACCAGGGCCCGGGAGAAACGCCGATTCTGCACAAAGAGCCCCTGGAATTCGACTACGTCAAGCTGACTCAGCGCAGCTACAAATAA
- a CDS encoding succinate dehydrogenase/fumarate reductase iron-sulfur subunit, which produces MNLTLNIWRQTGPDAEGKLVRYKLTDVSPDMSFLEMLDMLNEKLVEKGEAPVEFDHDCREGICGSCGVMIDGQAHGPMPGTTACQLHMRHYKDGDELTIEPWRSSAFPVIKDLVVNRSAFDRIIQAGGYISVNTGSAPEANLIPVPHDVASDAFNAATCIGCGACVAQCPNGAAQLFTAAKVSHLNLLPQGQPERWERTEKMVAQMEDESFGSCTNFAECEAVCPKGISIDFIARMNRDYVKARFKTANSGD; this is translated from the coding sequence ATGAACCTGACTCTGAACATTTGGCGCCAGACCGGCCCCGACGCCGAGGGCAAGCTGGTGCGTTACAAGCTGACCGACGTGAGCCCCGACATGTCCTTCCTGGAGATGCTCGACATGCTCAACGAGAAGCTGGTGGAGAAGGGCGAGGCGCCGGTGGAGTTCGACCACGATTGCCGCGAAGGGATCTGTGGTTCCTGCGGCGTGATGATCGACGGCCAGGCCCACGGCCCCATGCCCGGCACTACCGCCTGTCAGCTACACATGCGTCACTATAAGGACGGCGACGAACTGACCATCGAGCCCTGGCGGTCCTCCGCCTTCCCGGTGATCAAGGATCTGGTGGTGAACCGCAGCGCCTTCGACCGCATCATCCAGGCCGGCGGCTACATCTCGGTCAACACCGGTAGCGCGCCGGAGGCGAACCTCATTCCGGTGCCCCACGACGTGGCCAGCGACGCCTTCAACGCCGCCACTTGCATCGGCTGCGGCGCCTGCGTGGCTCAATGCCCCAACGGTGCCGCCCAGCTCTTCACCGCCGCCAAGGTCTCCCACCTCAACCTGCTGCCCCAGGGCCAGCCGGAGCGTTGGGAGCGCACGGAGAAGATGGTGGCGCAGATGGAAGACGAGAGCTTTGGCTCCTGCACCAATTTCGCCGAGTGCGAAGCGGTGTGCCCCAAGGGCATCAGCATCGACTTCATCGCTCGGATGAACCGCGACTACGTCAAGGCCCGCTTCAAGACCGCCAACAGCGGCGACTGA
- a CDS encoding alpha/beta hydrolase: MRIFLLHGMGRSIASMAYLAWRLRQIGHQPTLFGYLVMTTDLQDIADRFAQKVQQVMAEDDARLPAGESPPSYAVIGHSLGNVITRLASPHLVPGFSRFVMLAPPNHNPTVAGQLEGNKIFHFFTGDAGRKLASEDFYDQLPVPDVPSIIVAGTGGPRDPRLHLGDSANDGILTVEETRLDGIPLVEVNAIHTFLMNRTDVFELIRDFLAAADEDDPAAAVLAERASASVA, from the coding sequence ATGAGGATTTTTCTGCTCCACGGCATGGGCCGGTCCATCGCGTCCATGGCCTACCTCGCCTGGCGACTGCGGCAGATCGGTCACCAGCCGACCCTCTTCGGCTACCTGGTGATGACCACCGATCTGCAGGACATCGCCGACCGTTTCGCGCAAAAAGTCCAGCAGGTGATGGCGGAGGACGACGCCCGCCTGCCCGCCGGTGAGTCTCCCCCTTCCTACGCCGTCATCGGTCATTCCCTGGGCAATGTCATCACCCGGCTGGCCAGCCCCCATCTCGTCCCCGGCTTCTCCCGCTTCGTCATGCTGGCACCGCCGAACCACAACCCCACCGTGGCGGGGCAGTTGGAGGGCAACAAGATTTTCCACTTCTTCACCGGCGACGCCGGCCGCAAGCTGGCGTCGGAGGACTTCTACGACCAACTGCCGGTGCCTGACGTTCCTTCCATCATCGTCGCCGGCACCGGCGGCCCGCGGGACCCACGGCTGCACTTGGGCGATAGCGCCAACGACGGCATTCTGACCGTCGAGGAGACGCGGCTGGACGGAATCCCACTGGTGGAGGTGAACGCCATCCACACCTTCCTGATGAACCGCACCGACGTCTTCGAGTTGATCCGCGACTTCCTCGCCGCCGCGGACGAGGACGATCCCGCCGCTGCAGTGCTCGCCGAGCGAGCTTCCGCCTCCGTCGCCTGA
- a CDS encoding serine/threonine-protein kinase, with translation MDDQLWERADELLDQALEVPAAERPAFLERATEGNEELLALVQRLLSHLEEDEEELIPGLRLSAPAGAGLLDDDEPPPASPPGTVVGRYRLLGELGRGGMAVVYRAERIDGGFEQEVALKQILVGTESDVMVRRLEQERQILARATHPDMARLLDGGVDDQGRPYLVLELVDGVPIDLYCDHERLTVRQRLELFLRIAEAVAYAHRNLVVHRDIKPSNILVTGEGHPKLLDFGIARLLVGSEAEASLTVADHGLRPMTPAYASPEQVRSEPVTTLSDVYQLGLLLYLLLTGRTPYHRESSRSPLKLARAISEEPPAPLRKAFLEPTPEGPEEDTIATKAKIAAGRRTTPERLAKELGGDLSAIVLKALRKEPTRRYSSVEKMIEDLQRYLDGRTVAARPDSLAYRLRTFARRHSLAVTLGALLLSALIVFSVVTAVQARRIAAEAERANREAEVARQVSTFLTGLFEVSDPSEALGNTITAREILDRGSAEIDQRLAAPSLVRARLKRTMGQVYQNLGLFQEALPLFEAAVATATRVDGADSAEALAARSDLGGLLITLGRYDGAEELLQTTLAASARELGENHPQTLDLRANLASLRVFNRRLDEAERLFRQVWTTRRQVLGPRHEDTLATANSLGTVLFARGDLEGAEAVYRELLEDLRATLGSDHPHTLMVASNLGSVWIQLQRFDEARPLLRDTLERRTRVLGPDHPATFTVLSNLGGLLGDTGELEEAETLYRQVYQGRLDTVGPDHPKAHDALYDLGWLLSLHPDRLDESATYYRQALEGYEVVHGPDHPYVQDAAYQLALVEARRGEDEEALRLLETAVERGYRKEGVLDREELAGLQGREEMRALREVMEAAE, from the coding sequence GTGGATGACCAGCTCTGGGAGCGGGCGGACGAGCTCCTGGACCAGGCCCTGGAAGTGCCCGCCGCGGAGCGCCCGGCGTTCCTGGAGCGGGCCACGGAGGGGAATGAAGAGCTTCTCGCCCTGGTCCAACGGCTACTCTCCCACCTCGAGGAAGACGAAGAGGAGCTGATCCCGGGACTGCGGCTGAGCGCTCCCGCCGGGGCCGGTCTGCTGGATGACGACGAACCGCCTCCGGCGTCTCCGCCGGGAACGGTGGTGGGTCGCTATCGCCTCTTGGGTGAGCTGGGCCGCGGCGGCATGGCGGTGGTCTATCGGGCGGAGCGCATCGATGGCGGCTTCGAGCAGGAGGTGGCCCTCAAACAGATCCTCGTTGGCACCGAGAGCGACGTGATGGTGCGCCGCCTGGAGCAGGAGCGGCAGATCCTCGCCCGCGCCACCCATCCGGACATGGCACGGCTTCTGGACGGCGGCGTCGACGACCAGGGGCGCCCCTACCTGGTGCTGGAGCTGGTGGACGGCGTGCCCATCGACCTTTACTGCGACCACGAACGGCTGACGGTGCGCCAGCGGCTGGAGCTCTTCCTGCGCATTGCTGAGGCGGTAGCCTACGCCCACCGCAACCTGGTGGTGCACCGGGACATCAAGCCCTCCAACATCCTGGTCACCGGCGAAGGTCATCCCAAGCTGCTGGATTTCGGCATTGCCCGGCTGCTGGTGGGCTCGGAGGCGGAGGCCTCCCTCACCGTGGCGGACCACGGCCTGCGCCCCATGACCCCAGCCTACGCCAGCCCCGAGCAGGTGCGCAGCGAGCCCGTCACCACCCTCTCCGACGTCTACCAGCTGGGCCTCCTCCTCTACCTCCTCCTCACCGGCCGCACGCCCTACCACCGGGAAAGCTCCCGCTCGCCCCTGAAGCTCGCCCGGGCCATCAGCGAGGAGCCGCCGGCGCCGCTGCGCAAGGCCTTCCTGGAGCCGACGCCGGAAGGTCCGGAGGAGGACACCATCGCCACCAAGGCGAAGATCGCCGCCGGCCGCCGGACCACTCCGGAGCGGCTCGCCAAGGAGCTTGGCGGCGACCTCAGCGCCATCGTGCTCAAAGCCCTGCGCAAAGAGCCGACACGTCGCTACTCCTCGGTGGAGAAGATGATCGAGGACCTCCAGCGCTACCTCGACGGCCGCACCGTCGCGGCGCGCCCGGACTCCCTGGCCTACCGTCTGCGGACCTTTGCCCGCCGCCACAGTCTCGCCGTGACACTGGGAGCGCTCTTGCTCTCGGCGCTCATCGTCTTCAGCGTCGTTACCGCCGTCCAGGCCCGGCGCATCGCCGCCGAGGCGGAACGAGCCAACCGCGAGGCGGAGGTCGCCCGCCAGGTCTCCACCTTCCTCACCGGCCTCTTCGAGGTCTCCGACCCCAGCGAGGCCCTGGGCAACACCATCACCGCCCGGGAAATCCTCGACCGCGGCAGCGCCGAGATCGACCAGCGTCTAGCGGCGCCCTCCCTGGTGCGTGCCCGGCTCAAGCGCACCATGGGGCAGGTGTACCAGAATCTCGGCCTCTTCCAGGAAGCCCTCCCTCTCTTCGAAGCGGCGGTGGCCACCGCCACCCGGGTGGACGGCGCCGACAGCGCCGAAGCCCTGGCAGCCCGCTCCGATCTCGGCGGCCTGCTCATCACTCTCGGCCGTTACGACGGGGCGGAAGAGCTGCTGCAGACGACGCTGGCCGCCAGCGCCCGAGAGCTGGGGGAAAACCATCCTCAAACCCTCGACCTGCGCGCCAACCTCGCCAGCCTTCGCGTCTTCAACCGGCGCCTCGACGAGGCGGAGCGTCTCTTCCGCCAGGTGTGGACTACCCGCCGCCAGGTTCTCGGTCCCCGCCACGAGGACACCCTCGCCACCGCCAATTCCCTCGGCACCGTTCTCTTCGCTCGGGGAGATCTGGAAGGCGCCGAGGCCGTCTATCGCGAGTTGCTGGAAGATCTTCGGGCGACCTTGGGCTCGGACCATCCCCACACCCTGATGGTCGCCAGCAACCTGGGCAGCGTGTGGATCCAGCTCCAACGCTTCGACGAAGCCCGGCCGCTCCTCCGCGACACCCTCGAACGCCGCACCCGCGTCCTCGGCCCCGACCACCCCGCCACCTTCACCGTCCTCAGCAATCTCGGCGGTCTGCTGGGGGACACCGGCGAGCTGGAGGAAGCCGAAACCCTCTACCGCCAGGTCTACCAGGGCCGCCTCGACACCGTCGGCCCGGACCACCCCAAAGCCCACGACGCCCTCTACGACCTCGGCTGGCTCCTCTCCCTCCACCCCGACCGCCTCGACGAATCCGCCACGTATTACCGTCAGGCCCTCGAAGGCTACGAAGTCGTCCACGGCCCCGACCATCCCTACGTCCAGGATGCGGCCTACCAACTAGCACTGGTGGAAGCCCGGCGAGGCGAGGACGAGGAGGCTCTGCGGCTGCTGGAGACGGCGGTGGAGCGAGGATACCGGAAGGAGGGGGTGTTGGATCGGGAGGAGCTGGCGGGGCTGCAGGGGCGGGAGGAGATGAGGGCGTTGCGGGAGGTGATGGAGGCGGCCGAGTAG
- a CDS encoding sigma-70 family RNA polymerase sigma factor, producing the protein MSGAQEITQLLQAFGAGEEEALDRLMPLVYEDLRRIARSHLRRGPSGRTLGATGVVHEAYFKLAGQAGTQWENRSHFLAVAARAMRQVIISYARRSSAAKRGGDERPVTLEEGRIGVEAQADSLLDLERALVRLGERNERLVRVVECRYFAGLTEEETADALDISLRTVQRDWARARAWLREELSQDADLPNAGDQGADGDAGG; encoded by the coding sequence ATGAGCGGAGCCCAAGAGATCACCCAGCTCCTCCAGGCCTTCGGTGCCGGTGAGGAAGAAGCCCTCGACCGACTGATGCCTCTGGTCTACGAAGACTTGCGGCGCATCGCCCGTAGCCACCTGCGCCGGGGGCCGTCGGGGCGCACCCTGGGTGCCACTGGAGTGGTCCACGAAGCCTACTTCAAGCTCGCCGGCCAAGCGGGCACACAGTGGGAGAACCGATCCCATTTCCTCGCCGTCGCCGCCCGGGCCATGCGTCAGGTGATCATCTCCTACGCCCGCCGTAGCTCCGCTGCCAAGCGCGGCGGGGACGAGCGGCCGGTGACCTTGGAGGAAGGGCGGATCGGCGTCGAGGCCCAGGCTGACAGCCTGCTGGATCTGGAGCGCGCCCTGGTGCGGCTGGGGGAACGCAACGAGCGTCTGGTGCGGGTGGTGGAGTGCCGCTACTTCGCCGGCCTCACCGAAGAGGAAACCGCCGACGCGCTCGATATTTCCCTGCGCACCGTGCAGCGGGACTGGGCGCGGGCACGGGCCTGGCTGCGGGAGGAGCTGTCCCAGGACGCCGACCTTCCGAACGCTGGGGACCAGGGGGCTGACGGAGACGCCGGTGGATGA
- a CDS encoding aspartyl protease family protein: MAVGCLLLVGCAGPNESPAEDPEVAPATRTELAWPQPEVELEALDPSDIPPVSRSSPPEGLQAALQQLDFGFVDRHEVEGPPRQLSELFEAVFSRGREEALSAAAELSQRQDLDALAGLAGAVHQNLLMDAGRYGELAALLAEDEVPPFVAGLAALPPQRVSFVDEPFSTAIEPSPAGPAMVATGVAGHRLNLLVDTGASFSVLSESVAHRVGVELGSAPGFDVETSVDAPVRARIASLGLLRFGRAEVRDHPVLVMSDEALRFPLPDGSQWSLDGIVGWNILRQGRLVLDWKRGVYDFSPSRGGSDAEPNLFWLGYPLVTCRTADGEPLLFGLDTGSRNTSLEASALDKLSFGEVRKKTVTIGGAGGTQEVETEVVDWLELIIHHTRVAVADVQREDHGDAFFVTMDGTLGVDFTQQARMVVDFPRGEFRVEP, translated from the coding sequence TTGGCCGTAGGCTGTCTCCTGCTGGTGGGCTGTGCCGGCCCGAACGAGAGCCCGGCCGAGGATCCGGAGGTGGCGCCGGCCACCCGGACCGAGCTCGCCTGGCCTCAGCCGGAGGTCGAGCTGGAGGCCCTCGATCCCTCGGACATCCCTCCCGTGTCCCGATCCTCGCCGCCCGAAGGCTTGCAGGCGGCTTTGCAGCAGCTGGATTTCGGCTTCGTGGACCGTCACGAGGTCGAGGGGCCTCCGCGGCAGCTCTCAGAGCTCTTCGAGGCTGTCTTCTCGCGAGGCCGAGAGGAGGCCCTGTCCGCCGCCGCCGAGCTTTCTCAGCGGCAAGATCTCGACGCTTTAGCCGGTCTCGCCGGTGCCGTGCACCAGAATCTGTTGATGGACGCCGGGCGCTACGGTGAGCTGGCCGCTCTCCTCGCCGAAGATGAGGTGCCGCCCTTCGTCGCCGGCCTGGCTGCCTTGCCGCCCCAGCGGGTGAGCTTCGTGGACGAGCCCTTCAGCACCGCCATAGAGCCTAGTCCGGCGGGTCCAGCGATGGTGGCAACTGGAGTTGCCGGCCATCGCTTGAACCTGCTGGTGGATACCGGGGCCTCGTTCTCGGTGCTCAGCGAATCGGTGGCCCACCGGGTCGGAGTGGAGCTCGGCTCGGCACCCGGCTTCGACGTCGAGACTTCGGTGGACGCCCCGGTGAGAGCGCGCATCGCCTCCCTCGGCCTGCTGCGCTTCGGTCGTGCCGAGGTGCGCGATCATCCTGTGCTCGTGATGTCCGACGAGGCCCTGCGCTTTCCCCTCCCCGACGGCAGCCAGTGGAGCCTCGACGGCATCGTCGGCTGGAACATTCTGCGGCAGGGGCGGCTGGTGCTGGACTGGAAGCGGGGAGTCTACGATTTTTCCCCCAGTCGTGGTGGGAGTGATGCCGAGCCCAATCTCTTCTGGCTCGGCTACCCCCTAGTGACCTGTCGCACGGCTGACGGTGAGCCCCTGCTCTTCGGTCTCGACACCGGGTCCCGCAACACCTCTCTCGAGGCGTCGGCGCTGGACAAGCTGAGCTTCGGCGAGGTGCGGAAGAAGACCGTGACCATCGGCGGCGCCGGTGGCACCCAGGAGGTGGAGACGGAGGTGGTGGACTGGCTGGAGCTGATCATTCACCACACCCGCGTGGCCGTTGCCGACGTCCAGCGGGAGGACCACGGCGACGCATTCTTCGTCACCATGGACGGCACTCTGGGAGTAGATTTCACGCAGCAGGCGCGGATGGTGGTGGATTTCCCTCGGGGAGAATTTCGCGTCGAGCCGTGA
- a CDS encoding transposase, translating to MDKDTGQSRRRSPIVGIHEEQIHDHLGELVRGTVEQTLNELLEAEAESLCNAARYERTDTRRDYRSDTYSRELDTKAGRVKLKMPKLRRLPFEVASIERYKRRETSVKSLCGSRRNLPTFDDQASGSAKSSQPIALLSLKLRRTTRLLHSGDRDRPSREPARLEAISKDRKLQRFTKVD from the coding sequence ATAGACAAGGATACTGGGCAGTCTCGGCGGCGTAGCCCCATCGTAGGAATCCACGAGGAGCAGATTCACGACCACCTGGGTGAGCTGGTTCGGGGGACGGTCGAGCAGACTCTCAATGAGCTGCTTGAGGCCGAAGCCGAGAGCCTGTGCAATGCAGCTCGCTACGAGCGCACCGACACTCGGCGCGACTATCGCTCGGACACCTACTCGCGGGAGCTCGATACCAAGGCAGGCCGGGTGAAACTAAAGATGCCGAAGCTGCGACGACTCCCCTTCGAAGTCGCCAGCATCGAGCGCTACAAGCGTCGAGAGACGTCGGTCAAGTCGCTATGCGGCAGCCGCAGGAATCTCCCTACCTTCGATGACCAGGCTTCGGGCTCTGCCAAGTCTTCTCAACCAATAGCCCTTCTTAGTCTCAAACTGCGCAGAACCACGAGGCTACTGCACTCAGGGGACCGAGATAGACCATCTCGAGAGCCCGCCCGACTCGAAGCCATCAGCAAAGATCGAAAGTTGCAGAGATTCACCAAAGTGGATTGA